A genomic stretch from Silurus meridionalis isolate SWU-2019-XX chromosome 1, ASM1480568v1, whole genome shotgun sequence includes:
- the insl5a gene encoding insulin-like 5a translates to MKVSYRLPLVPLLLLWAVCSVVQVQAEIKTVKLCGREFIRAVVYTCGGSRWRRLLTPQNEAFSLADQSSEELSENTRSDLSTRDLNPMITSVCCQVGCRKSDLSLLC, encoded by the exons ATGAAAGTAAGTTATCGACTGCCTCTGGTGCCCTTGTTGCTCCTGTGGGCTGTTTGCAGCGTGGTGCAGGTGCAGGCAGAGATCAAGACAGTCAAGCTCTGTGGCCGTGAGTTCATCCGAGCCGTGGTCTACACTTGTGGAGGCTCCAGGTGGAGGAGGCTGCTTACACCCCAAAATGAAG CGTTTTCACTTGCAGATCAGAGCAGTGAGGAGCTGAGTGAGAACACACGGTCTGATCTGTCAACACGAGACCTGAACCCTATGATAACCAGCGTATGCTGTCAGGTGGGATGCCGAAAGAGTgacctctctctcctctgctgA